The following nucleotide sequence is from Hevea brasiliensis isolate MT/VB/25A 57/8 chromosome 7, ASM3005281v1, whole genome shotgun sequence.
tatttcaaaaaatattatTCGTAAAACAAATAAAATCTTAGTTTCATAAATTCTTCATTTTAAATGTTAGTAAAAAATTActttaattcaaaaaaaattacttaaaaaacTCAATCCCAATAAAAATCAaccaattcaaaataaataaaatttcaacaaattaaATTATCTAATACTACTAATATATATACACCCttacttaaaaaataataaatttacactcttaaatttaaaaaataattatttttttatcataaatttattattttttaatatatcgaATGCAATCTATAATTTACCGTAAATTTCTAAATCATCTCTCTATAATATATCAAGACAAATAGAATTACAATCCCACAACTTTCCCTAACTATTTTGAGATAACctaaaagttattttattttatccatcatgttattattttatattaatttaatttaataattttgtgATGCATGACcattttatttagaaaaattataggatttttaatttttagtatgtcATATATtcataagaatttaattatttataaattataaaatatgtatttcatttcattagaGCATATACTTTGGAGCAACTAATAAAACCTCTTTTTTGTTAATTACAGCTTTATTTACACCATTTTgaagcttgtaaaatttgagaattttcttTATTGAGAAAtctcaaaaaattaaaataggattttgttaagtttttttttttttaaggtccATAAAAACTTGAGATTCGCTAACGAATGAAATTATGACAGAAAGATGAGCACATCCTCCGTTTCTCTTTCTTGCTTTTTTCCATTattaaaagcttgaaaattgaaagaTTCTAGCTTGGCCCGCCTTCTTCCTCAAGATTCAACTGCATAAAAGTActgccaatttcatttctacGTAAAGAATTCTCTCCTTTTCTTTGTTTCCATGGAGGATGGAGCAGAGATTGATCGATTACCAATTGACCTCTTGGCTCATATCTTTGTTTTCATAAATTCCTTCACTGATTTAGCCCAGTTAGTTTTTTTGCTTTATTATCAACTTCTTCTTCCATTTTGATGCGTTTCTGATTGAAAAAACAAAAATTTGattggtgggtaattttttttGGTTGTGTATATGTGCATATTAGGGCCAGCAGTGTTTGCAGGAACTGGAAAGAAGCGGTGAAGCAGTCTCTGGCCAGGAGACATAGTTTGAGCTTTGCAGGGTTGAAGATAGACGATAATTCCACTTCCCGTCTCGTAGGCGACGCTTACAGCCTTAAAGAACTCGACATGTATGTTCTGTTTTTTCTCTCTGTCTTGAAGATTTTGTAATACATTAGTTATTTCTGTATATCTACTTCAATTGCCAATCACTGATTGAGAAACCGTTTGTTTCAATGAATTTGTCGGTGGATGGTGAAAGAGGGTTTTTACCCATTATTGATTTGTTGGGTAATTTCTAGATATAGGCTTATCAGTATTCTTCCTGTTTTTTCATGTCTATTTCCTTTGATTACCATTTAAAGCTATTTTATTTGGCTGAAATTTGGTTGCTTCGGTGAGTTCCTTCaatgttttatttttaatatctgttTCCCCAAAACTGTTTAATTTTCAAGCATCAATGTGATGCCAAATTGCTAAATACTTGAAGCATGAGCACCGATTTTATGCAAATGATTGCATGTAAATGGGTAGAAATTGTAGAGAACCATtgacattttaattttaattgctgATTGAGAGTAATGCATAGTCTAGACATGTTGATGTTTCTCACAGACACAACAGAGCATTTCTAGCGTGGAAGCTTTGATCTTTACAATTTGATACTCATTGTTCATTGACGTAGTGAATTTTCTGAACATTCTTGTTAATATATATGTTTTGCTATTTCCTGTTTTCCTAGTAGATTGCTGtgaaattttctattttttttcctGCTATCCACAGTTGCAACAATGAGGATCTGAATTGTCCGTGCATTGATTGCATGTGCTGGTTAGAAAGTTCAATGCACAGAGGGTTCATACATGATCAGTAGCAATTATGTCTAATCTTTCGCTATTGTTTAAACATGTAATTGGTGGTTTGGTGCTTGCATTGACAATCACATGAAATACTTCTTCCTCATTTTTATTTCCAGTTCCAGGAGCTGTTGGGGTTGCCAGATAACTGACAATGGATTGTATGAAATATCAATGGCAAAGTGCATAAGCAACCTGACATCCATATCCTTATGGGGCGTGGCAGGAATCACAGACAAAGGTGTGGTTCAATTGGTAAGTGATAAACACCTCTTAAGAACAGTAGCAACTCAATTTTAGCTTTGATATTTTTGATTGCCCACCATTCGAATATGCTCTCCTTGCATGCACCTTAATCTCTACTAGCCGCATATTTTTTTCTCTATCTTGCTACTGGATGCACGgatatatgtattattttttcTGGTATCCGTGTGCTTCAGAATTGTTTTCTTTATGTAGTAATCATATTTCCTGCAGTGACTTCTGTGGTATGATTAACCTAGATGCACTTCACTTTTCAACAGATATCAAGAGCCAATTCTCTGCAGCACTTCAATATTGGTGGTACATTTATTACTGATGAGTCATTATTTGCTATTGCAGATAGCTGTCCAAATTTAAAGGTCAGTTTCCTTGGAACACTGCCCTGTTAGGATAAATTTCATTTGGATAGACGCATCACTAGTTCTAGTTTCTTTACAGCATACATCAATATTTCACCATTaggatgataaatttcataaactgtGTTCTTTTTCAGAGCATTGGCTTGTGGAGCTGCCGTCATGTAACTGCGATTGGGCTTCTTAAACTTGTAAATAAATGCCGGAAACTGGAGTCCATTAATGCATGGGGAACCAGAGTCCCTGTAGACTGCTTTTTTGGTTTGCTTACCATTAGTCCAGCTCTTCAAATAAAGCATGCATGATTTCTGGTAAACGTTGGAAGTGCAGCAATGTTGCCTGTGCATGAACTGCTCATTTGATGTTTCTTATTTATCTGCACAGATTATTTCTGCTTTCTATTTCTATTTAAGGAATCAAATAA
It contains:
- the LOC110633384 gene encoding F-box protein At5g67140 — protein: MEDGAEIDRLPIDLLAHIFVFINSFTDLAQASSVCRNWKEAVKQSLARRHSLSFAGLKIDDNSTSRLVGDAYSLKELDISRSCWGCQITDNGLYEISMAKCISNLTSISLWGVAGITDKGVVQLISRANSLQHFNIGGTFITDESLFAIADSCPNLKSIGLWSCRHVTAIGLLKLVNKCRKLESINAWGTRVPVDCFFGLLTISPALQIKHA